A genomic window from Corvus hawaiiensis isolate bCorHaw1 chromosome 29, bCorHaw1.pri.cur, whole genome shotgun sequence includes:
- the VANGL2 gene encoding LOW QUALITY PROTEIN: vang-like protein 2 (The sequence of the model RefSeq protein was modified relative to this genomic sequence to represent the inferred CDS: inserted 1 base in 1 codon) produces the protein MDNESQYSGYSYKXGHSRSSRKHRDRRERHRSKSRDGTRGDKSVTIQAPGEPLLDNESTRGDERDDNWGETTTVVTGTSEHSISHDDLTRITKDMEDSAHLDCSRHLGVALAVALALLAFLTPLAFLLLPQLLWREELEPCGTPCEGLFISVAFKLLILLLGSWALFFRRPKAFFPRVFVFRALLMVLVFLLVVSYWLFYGVRILDSRDRNYRGVVQFAVSLVDALLFVHYLAVVLLELRQLQPQFTLKAVRSADGASHFYNVGHLSIQRAAVWILENYYHDFPVYNPALLNLPKSVLSKKMSGFKVYSLGEENSTNNSTGQSRAVIAAAARRRDNSHNEFYYEEAEHERRVRKRRARLVVAVEEAFTHIKRLQEEDQKNPREIMDPREAAQAIFASMARAMQKYLRTTKQQPYHTMESILQHLEFCITHDMTPKAFLERYLTAGPTIQYHKDRWLAKQWTLVSEEPVTNGLKDGVVFVLKRQDFSLVVSTKKIPFFKLSEEFVDPKSHKFIMRLQSETSV, from the exons ATGGATAATGAGTCGCAATATTCGGGATATTCCTACA TCGGCCATTCCCGCAGCTCCCGCAAGCACAG GGATCGGCGGGAGCGGCACCGCTCCAAAAGCCGGGATGGGACGCGCGGGGACAAATCCGTGACCATCCAAGCGCCGGGAGAGCCTTTGCTGGACAACGAATCCACGCGGGGGGACGAGAGG gacGACAACTGGGGCGAGACCACCACGGTGGTGACGGGGACGTCGGAGCACAGCATCTCCCACGATGACCTCACGCGCATCACCAAGGACATGGAGGACAGCGCCCACCTGGACTGCTCCCGCCACCTGGGCGTGGCCCTGGCCGTGGCCCTGGCCCTCCTGGCCTTCCTCACGCCCTtggccttcctcctcctcccgcagCTGCTGTGGCGGGAGGAGCTGGAGCCCTGCGGGACCCCCTGCGAGGGGCTCTTCATCTCGGTGGCCTTCAAactcctcatcctcctgctgGGCAGCTGGGCCTTGTTCTTCCGCCGCCCCAAAGCCTTCTTCCCGCGCGTCTTCGTCTTCCGGGCCTTGCTCATGGtcctggttttcctgctggTCGTGTCCTACTGGCTTTTTTACGGAGTGCGGATCTTGGATTCGCGGGATCGCAACTACCGGGGCGTGGTGCAGTTCGCCGTGTCCTTGGTGGACGCTCTGCTCTTCGTCCACTACTTGGccgtggtgctgctggagctgcggcagctccagccccagttcACGCTCAAGGCCGTGCGCTCGGCCGACGGCGCCAGCCACTTCTACAACGTCGGTCACCTCAG CATCCAGCGAGCAGCCGTGTGGATCCTGGAGAATTACTACCACGACTTCCCGGTCTACAACCCCGCCCTCCTCAACCTTCCAAAATCCGTCCTGTCCAAGAAAATGTCCGGCTTTAAGGTCTATTCCCTCGGCGAGG AGAATTCCACGAACAATTCCACGGGGCAGTCGCGGGCGGTGatcgcggcggcggcgcggcggcgcgACAACAGCCACAACGAGTTCTACTACGAGGAGGCCGAGCACGAGCGCCGGGTGCGGAAACGCCGCGCCAG GCTGGTGGTGGCGGTGGAAGAGGCCTTCACCCACATCAagcggctgcaggaggaggaccAGAAGAACCCGCGGGAGATCATGGACCCGCGCGAGGCGGCCCAGGCCATCTTCGCCTCCATGGCCCGGGCCATGCAGAAGTACCTGAGGACCACCAAGCAGCAGCCCTACCACACCATGGAGagcatcctgcagcacctggagtTCTGCATCACCCACGACATGACCCCCAAG GCCTTCCTGGAGCGGTACCTGACGGCCGGCCCCACCATCCAGTACCACAAGGACCGCTGGCTGGCCAAGCAGTGGACACTGGTCAGCGAGGAGCCGGTGACCAACGGCCTCAAGGACGGCGTGGTCTTCGTGCTCAAGCGCCAGGACTTCAGCCTGGTGGTGTCCACCAAGAAGATCCCGTTCTTCAAGCTCTCCGAGGAATTCGTGGACCCCAAGTCGCACAAGTTCATCATGAGGCTGCAGTCGGAGACCTCGGTGTGA